One Gossypium hirsutum isolate 1008001.06 chromosome A08, Gossypium_hirsutum_v2.1, whole genome shotgun sequence genomic window, CTATATGCAATTGAAAGGATACAAGGGTCGAGATCAAGAAATAAATTGGGGAGAAAGACTGGTGATACCCCGTACATGATAGTTTGTCCTGATCCTTCAGTAAAGAAAAGAGGACCTGAAATTATGCCTCTAGGTTCTACCATCCACATCAAACCCTGCCCCTGTCCAGCCAGGTGCTATAGATCCGCTACCCTTTGGCACGGCACCAATTCCTTTTCCTCTTCCatgaaaatgacttttttttgttCCTTTTAGTTCTCCATCATCTGTGGGCAGTTTATGATGCAATTTCATTGCCGGAACATTTCCACCATTACCTAGATTAGGTACATTATCTGAAAAAGTAGGCCTCAGATCTGTTGTTTGAGAAACTGAGGAAGATTCCACAGTCGCAGCACCCTGTGTTAATCCAATTGCTTTCACGTCCTAAACATGATCCAAGGGAAAACTTTTAAAATTCAATGACTTGTGCACATATACCCAAGCTTAGAAAAATCCAAAACCCTGACAATATAAAAGAGATTCAAAAATAATGCCCAAGAATGGAGCAGTGAAGACGACAATTAATTTTGGCTTCTTAAGAGTAGCCATCTCCACGATGATCCTAGGTCACCTGAGCAAACCAGGAAACTGTTCCAGGTATTCTTGAAATCAATGTCCATACATCTACACTCCAGAGTTGTTTATTACATAAGAACAAACATAATCGCAGAAAGATCAGCAAATTAAGATGATAATCTCGCTTCATTTTCCCCCTTCTTTATATCACAGATAAGGGGCAGTCTGGACTGATTAATAGAACAATTTTCTAAAGGGAACCAAACATTAACAATGAATCAAAAAGGACTATAGTAGGTAGTCAGGAAAAGTTCTTGAGCTTGTAAACGCTCAAACACATGAATATGACACCTCCTTATCAATCCAGTTTATAACACAGTGAATGCAAAAATGGTCAGCAATAGAAAATTAAAAAGCAGAGCACACAATAACAGAAAACCAATTTTTATCTGGTGGCATGCTTATTTTAATGATTGTTCTAAAGAAGTTATCTTCTCCTAGAACACCATATAAGTATTGGATACTACATGAACTACTTGTAGTGTaataagaaagaataaaaagaaagctcACATGACTAGACAAAGCGGATGCCCTACTTGGGTTCAGAGCTTCTAATCGCCTTTTCAACTCCTCAAGTCGAGCAAACTGGGAGTTACTGCTTTCTTGAACCTATCAAATGAAAGAATCAATTTAGTACAGTGCAATAATGCAAGCTTATCCACCTACAGCAAAGAAACAAAGAAGTATACCAGATTTTTTAAGTCCTCACATAACTTATGCTTAAGTGCTTCCTCATCATTCAAAGCGTTCAATGCTGCTTCCCAAATCTGAAATACATATTAAAGAGCTGCAATAAAACTAAAGCCACGTGGCACTATACTTGCTAGTAAAATGGATTGTAAAAGAAACTGAAAAATTATTCAGTAGCCTGtagcaagtcccaaaaaatcAATTCAGGccttaattaattcaaatacaacCATAATTATCATGTATAAGTAAATTCCAGAATCtacaagagagagagagagagaatgcaACAAACCTTTCGTGCTTGTTCTTCCTTCTGCTTCGCAATACGTATTCTCTCAGTTGacatttcaattttctttctcatATGTTCAAGGGCTGAAAGTATGTACCACACATCATACCATGTAAGAATCACCCCATTATAGAAAAATgcatataaatgaaaaaatatttatacagGAAGCAGCACATCAACCTGCTTTTTTGGGCCCAGCAGTGAGTTTCATCTCCATTGTAAGATTTGCTAGTTCTCTTTCAACATCACGTATTTTAGAATAGTTTTCTTCTATGTATCTGGAAGTGTGAATCAATAGAGATCAGATAAAATCTCCAGCAATTGAAATCACGAGAAACAAACTGAAAGAACATTAAAGAGAAGGGAAATGACAACCATATAAAGCACAATCCTCTTTCAACCTTAATTTGTACAAGTAAATGCTACAGACTAGATAATAATTTTCCAAGATACAAACAGAGTTCTTTTTTGTACtataaattgttatattttaataactGAATCccaagaaaataaacaaaagagcTTTCTTAAACTTGATTAATTAAGTGAGTAAATAAAAATTGTCATATTGAACTTTTTGTCAATGCATATACGTAAAAGATAATCCTAAACTTAAAGACACAAAAGAAATGCCAGAGCTTCTAAGCAAGTGCAATTCGAATCTGTTTCAGATTTGAATAATAAGACTTAGTGAAGCtgtaaattcaattaaaattaggactaaattaaagttttaagtaGTATCAAACTGACATGAAAGTTAATGCACCAGCACACATCACTTCTTATCCCTCTAGATTAGTATTACAGTAAGGATTTAAGGTAATTCTTCAAAGGCTGACCATTTATAGAAAACTCATATATACTCTCATCTGTTTTTCTACCTAAACACGTGCATTGCAGTGCAGGATTAGAAGAACACTCTCCTTACTATTACTGGATTAAATCCCAGAATTGAACAGAGTCGTCCATATAAGCCAGGTTTACAACAATTGAACCAAGGcaagtgaaaaataaattatctaaaaaagcacatatacaaaaatagaaatttaaaattaacaaaatgaaCATACTTCTTGAGTTGAACCCGCCCTTCTTCGATTATCTGCCGCCACAGAAGAAAAAAACCATAAGAATTCGCCATGACATTTTCAGCAGAGTAACAACGAAACACAAAGAGAAGAGAGGAGAAAGAGAAGCGACCTTCTCAGTGTAGGCGATGACAGGAGCTTCCCTAGCGAGTCCATCGGGTCCGATCTCGGGTTCTAGGGCACGATTCGTggccatttttcttctttttgctttGGTTTGGAATTGAAATATAAActggaaataaaatggaaaatagtCTTTATGACCTACCTGGTAAGATTTACAAACACTAAGTGGACTCGTTTCATTTTAGGAAGCAATGCATTGTTGCCTCTTTATTGTTGCTTTTGTCTtcgttctttctttttctgttttgggGTTTCGCTCTCTTCAAtagatgaaaaaagaaaataaaaaaactctcTTCCGATCGTGGCAAAACGTGTTTTTGCCTCAGATTTTGTAATTCAAttctgcatatatatatatatctatatgtgTATTTGATAAAAtgcatatgcatatttttaaaaaataattcccGGATTTAATTTATTGAACAACAAAGGGTTTACAAAAAGTAAAGACATATGAAACGACAACACAGTATCCAACAATCAAagcaacaaaaaataaataaaccctTTCTCTATTCCCCGTAATAACCCGGTCAATAATAAAGGAGTTGTTCATCCCTCCTTAGAGGCATATGGAAAAACAAAATCAGGGGCTTCTGCAAAATTCAATCGTCTCCCTCCATGTGTTCTGTTCACCGATTGTCTTCTTTATCGCTGCTATTGCATATGGAGGCACCCTTTCAACTAGATAAGTAGTTTCCTCCCTTCACAAATCACAAACCTTACCACTATGTTCTATGAACTTACTTTGTTTACTTCTCAAAACCTTATAAGAAATAAAGGAACCTTTAACAACTACACCAGAGGATACATTCCGTGTGAGGCTTATAGTGATTTTGTATTATACATAACAAATCAGAGTGGCATCAATGcttgaaatctgaaaaataatattttgtaacaaaaATTGTATGCACCAAATGACGTCCTTTCCTTAAATCTTTACAATGAactttcgtgttttaaaaatgttTGGGCCCTTAAgcttaaatgttttatttattataactataGCAATTAcctatttgttttttgtttttataaacttGAGGTTCCACCAATTACGTTACTGTAAGAAAAATACTTTAAGGTTGTAACACCCTCACCAATATTcaacgtcggaatagggttacggagcattaccgaacatatcaca contains:
- the LOC107946452 gene encoding uncharacterized protein, which encodes MATNRALEPEIGPDGLAREAPVIAYTEKIIEEGRVQLKKYIEENYSKIRDVERELANLTMEMKLTAGPKKAALEHMRKKIEMSTERIRIAKQKEEQARKIWEAALNALNDEEALKHKLCEDLKNLVQESSNSQFARLEELKRRLEALNPSRASALSSHDVKAIGLTQGAATVESSSVSQTTDLRPTFSDNVPNLGNGGNVPAMKLHHKLPTDDGELKGTKKSHFHGRGKGIGAVPKGSGSIAPGWTGAGFDVDGRT